From a region of the Triticum aestivum cultivar Chinese Spring chromosome 7D, IWGSC CS RefSeq v2.1, whole genome shotgun sequence genome:
- the LOC123170976 gene encoding uncharacterized protein — protein sequence MLGGEDRISALPDGVLQHVLGFLPARDAVQTSVLAGRWRHAWRSIRRLHLSPDDGWDSDKPEHLKDFFDALLSPGDHDSILEEAKLDFDDWSKITRTPKLGSDEFCPAKLRCSMSPSPCWKTLLWSPGIFPFLESMPSLETAFVKPAAYSRDCCIRGAFKECCGICAECTGDGDHGSRCVLLGGLSSAIHLELVAEPGMCLKYELFILSPALFGRDLRWCPTFSNLKTLLLNEWCVATDFRALLCILEHSPVLEKLILRLSKRREFITVLSYPLEKLPAISKHLNIVEIRCGDVDGRVCRILKLLSRFVSAMQINIKLVAQLSTCFSFETWLWHFPANDDDECNIIVQG from the exons ATGCTCGGCGGCGAAGACCGGATCAGCGCTCTGCCGGACGGCGTTCTCCAGCACGTCCTCGGCTTCCTGCCGGCGCGTGACGCCGTCCAGACGAGCGTGCTCGCCGGTCGCTGGCGCCACGCGTGGAGATCCATCCGTCGCCTGCACCTCAGCCCCGACGATGGGTGGGACAGCGACAAGCCCGAACATCTCAAGGATTTCTTCGACGCTCTGCTGTCCCCCGGCGACCATGACTCGATTCTGGAGGAGGCCAAGCTGGACTTCGATGATTGGTCGAAGATTACGCGCACGCCGAAGCTTGGATCCGACGAATTTTGTCCGGCCAAGCTCAGGTGCTCGATGTCTCCTTCGCCATGCTGGAAAACCCTCCTCTGGTCTCCCGGCATCT TTCCTTTTCTTGAAAGCATGCCTTCACTGGAAACAGCATTTGTGAAGCCTGCAGCATACTCGAGAGATTGCTGCATAAGAGGTGCTTTTAAGGAATGCTGTGGCATTTGTGCAGAATGTACTGGTGATGGTGACCATGGCAGCCGCTGCGTGCTTCTCGGAGGTTTGTCCAGTGCTATACATTTGGAGCTGGTAGCTGAACCTGGAATG TGCCTAAAGTATGAATTGTTCATACTTTCACCAGCTTTATTTGGAAGGGATTTGAGGTGGTGTCCTACATTTAGTAACTTGAAGACATTGTTGCTCAATGAGTGGTGTGTGGCTACTGACTTCCGTGCACTACTTTGCATTCTCGAGCATTCACCTGTTCTTGAGAAGCTCATTCTTCGACTATCTAAG AGACGGGAGTTTATTACTGTGCTGAGCTATCCATTGGAAAAATTACCTGCAATATCCAAACATCTTAATATTGTGGAAATCAGATGTGGAGATGTTGATGGGAGGGTTTGCAGGATTTTAAAGTTGTTGAGTCGTTTTGTCAGTGCCATGCAGATTAACATCAAACTGGTTGCGCAACTATCCACAT GCTTTAGTTTCGAGACATGGCTTTGGCACTTTCCGGCCAATGATGATGATGAATGCAATATAATTGTGCAAGGCTAA